From the Parcubacteria group bacterium genome, the window TATCGCACACATTGATGCAGGAAAAACCACGACAACGGAACGTGTCCTTTTTTATACGGGGATTTCACATAAAATTGGTGAGGTACATGAAGGAGAAGCGACGATGGACTGGATGGAGCAGGAACGAGAGCGTGGTATCACGATCACATCTGCGGCAACGACAACTTTTTGGAAAGGTTATCAGATCAATATCATCGACACACCGGGACATGTGGACTTCACTGTAGAGGTAGAGCGTTCGATGCGCGTATTGGACGGTGGCGTAGTCGTCTTTGATGGAAAAGAAGGTGTGGAACCGCAATCAGAGACTGTATGGCGTCAAGCAGACAAATACAAAGTGCCTCGTATTTGCTTTATCAATAAAATCGATAAAGAGGGTGCCGACTTTGATCGTGCATTAGACTCAATTCATCAGCGTTTGACACCGCATGCAATTGCAGCACAATTGCCAATTGGTGAACGTGGGGGTTTTGAAGGCGTTGTCGATCTTGTGACGATGAAAAAAATCACCTTTGGCGGTAAAATGGGTGAGGAAGTGATCGTGGATGAGTGTCCGGAAGAATTGAAAGCAAAGGCGTTGGAATGGCGAGAAAAATTGATAGAAAAAGCTGCAGAGCAGGATGATAGTGTCATGGAAAAATATCTTGCCGGAGAAGAAATTTCTGAGGCAGAATTAAAAGCGGCGATCCGCAAGGGCGTGATTGCGACGACGCTTATCCCTGTATTTACGGGGACAGCTTTGCAAAACAAGGGTGTACAACCGGTATTGGATGCAGTTGTTGATTATTTGCCGGCACCAAACGAAATTCCGCCAATCATCGGTAAAGATCCGAGAAATGCAGAAAAAGAAATTATTCGCAAGGCAACGGATGAGGAGCCATTTTCTGCGCTTGCATTCAAGGTAGCGACGGATCCTTTTGTGGGACAGTTGATCTTTTTCCGTATTTATTCAGGTTCTCTTCAGTCAGGGTCATATGTCGTCAACACGACAAGTGGAAAGAAAGAGCGCATCGGTCGTATCTTGCGCATGCATTCAAACAATCGTGAAGAAGTGCCGGAGCTTTTTGCCGGTGAGATTGGAGCACTTGTGGGATTGAAGGCGACAAAAACCGGTGATACATTATGTGATCCGGACAATCAGGTGGTGTTGGAGTCCATCGAATTTCCGGAGCCGGTGATCGCGATTGCCGTCGAACCAAAGACAAAAGCAGACCAAGAAAAAATGGGGATCGCATTGGGCAAACTTGCCGAGGAAGACCCGACATTTCGTGTGCGCACAGATGAGGAGTCCGGGCAAACGATCATTTCCGGTATGGGTGAATTGCATCTTGATATTATTGTGGACCGTATGCGTCGCGAATTCAAAGTGGAGGCAAATATCGGACAACCACAAGTGTCCTATCGTGAAACGATCACACAGACAGCGGAAGGTGAAGGTAAATTCATCAAGCAGTCCGGTGGACGTGGGCAATATGGTCATTGTTGGGTACGTATTTCGCCGCGTGAACAGGGTCAGGGATTTGAATTCGTCGATGAGATCAAGGGTGGTGTGATCCCGCAAGAATACATCAAGCCGGTACAACAGGGAGCGGCAGAGGCGATGGGTAACGGCGTGATCGCAGGATACCCGATGGTGGACGTTTCCGTTGCACTCTATGACGGTAGTTATCATGATGTTGATTCATCTGAGGCGGCGTTCAAGGTTGCGGGCTCAATGGCGTTCAAAGCGGCCGTGCGCAATGCGAAGCCGATCATTTTGGAACCGATCATGGCAGTGGTGATCCTCACGCCGGAACAGTCTATGGGTGATGTGGTGGGTGATGTCAATGCAAAGCGCGGTATCATCAAAGAGATGAAAGATCGCGGAGAAGGCATGGCAATTCTCAAGGAAATTCATGCTGAGATCCCGCTTGCGTCAATGTTTGGCTATGCAACACAATTGCGCTCAATGTCACAAGGACGTGCAAGTTCCACAATGGAATTCAGTCATTATGCAGAAGTGCCAAATAGCATCGCACAAGAGATCATTGGCAGTAACGAGAAAAAGTAGATCATTACCGGAATCGATGGGAATATGTGCAAACCCCGCATTTGTATGCGGGGTTTGACTTTTTATATTGCATTGTCTATCCTGCATAAGAAGGAGTTCTTTTGTATGTATGGATGTAAAAAACAACATCTTATGACTGTGGAGGTAAGGACGCATGAAATTCAAGCTCGTATTGATCGGTAAGTCATGGAAAGACAACGTGTGGGGGTTGACGATGGTCAATGCTCTCAATGATGTTAAATTTAATGCCGTATTGGCGGATATTTTTGATGCATGTATCGAAGGTGCAAACAAAATGGGACCGGCCGAATTGTATCGGCAAGATGACGACTACGGAAAACATCCCCGTTTTCCTGATCGTGTGGCGATCAGTATTTGTTTTTCGCAAGCGTTTGATAAAGATGGTCGAGATTGGGAAAGGTTTGCAAGATCTGTTGTGGATCATGTAAAGGCAACACTGAGTGATGCACGAAATAAGATGGGAGGATTAACGGAAACGCACAATGTGCAACTTTTTTTTGAAGGACATGTCACGAATTTTTCCGGAGCAAGCAGATTTATCGAAATTGGACCGATGAACATGCACGTGTGATCTTGGATGGTAAAGCAATAACAAAATCAAAAAAGCAGCGATTACTCGCTGCTTTCTTTTTTTACAAAGATGTTTTAAATATCCTGTAAGAAGTCGTATTACGCTCGGCTAACATTCACTGCGTTCTGGCCTTTAGGACCATCAGCAATTTCAAATGTTACGTCGTCACCTTCCTGAAGGTCATTGAATTCAACACCCTGCAATTCAGATGCATGAAAGAACAAGTCTTTTTCTGCACCATCTTGAGAGATGAATCCAAAACCACGGTCTGTGAGACGAGCAATTTTTCCTTTGTTCATCGTTTGGAATAGCTTATATTTGTTACTTTATTCAAATACAGGTGGTCTGTTCGATGAAACTCGACTAAGATCTTCTTACAGTTCTGATTTGATTGCATCAAGTATAACAAGGATTGAAAATTTTGTCAAGGTGTGCCTTGTTGACGCAATGTGATATAATTGTATCGATGTGTAAACAAAAAATAATAAAAATATATGAATCAACAGATTGTGGCGTATCTCCAAACGAACAAAGGGCAGTACACGCAAGAATCATTGGTGGCACAATTGCGTGGTGCGGGAC encodes:
- a CDS encoding cold shock domain-containing protein: MNKGKIARLTDRGFGFISQDGAEKDLFFHASELQGVEFNDLQEGDDVTFEIADGPKGQNAVNVSRA
- the fusA gene encoding elongation factor G, which translates into the protein MSSSRKTPIGKLRNIGIIAHIDAGKTTTTERVLFYTGISHKIGEVHEGEATMDWMEQERERGITITSAATTTFWKGYQINIIDTPGHVDFTVEVERSMRVLDGGVVVFDGKEGVEPQSETVWRQADKYKVPRICFINKIDKEGADFDRALDSIHQRLTPHAIAAQLPIGERGGFEGVVDLVTMKKITFGGKMGEEVIVDECPEELKAKALEWREKLIEKAAEQDDSVMEKYLAGEEISEAELKAAIRKGVIATTLIPVFTGTALQNKGVQPVLDAVVDYLPAPNEIPPIIGKDPRNAEKEIIRKATDEEPFSALAFKVATDPFVGQLIFFRIYSGSLQSGSYVVNTTSGKKERIGRILRMHSNNREEVPELFAGEIGALVGLKATKTGDTLCDPDNQVVLESIEFPEPVIAIAVEPKTKADQEKMGIALGKLAEEDPTFRVRTDEESGQTIISGMGELHLDIIVDRMRREFKVEANIGQPQVSYRETITQTAEGEGKFIKQSGGRGQYGHCWVRISPREQGQGFEFVDEIKGGVIPQEYIKPVQQGAAEAMGNGVIAGYPMVDVSVALYDGSYHDVDSSEAAFKVAGSMAFKAAVRNAKPIILEPIMAVVILTPEQSMGDVVGDVNAKRGIIKEMKDRGEGMAILKEIHAEIPLASMFGYATQLRSMSQGRASSTMEFSHYAEVPNSIAQEIIGSNEKK